A window of Christiangramia forsetii KT0803 contains these coding sequences:
- a CDS encoding ZIP family metal transporter has protein sequence MLENLYIYLLPILAVIVGYFISLVLKPGSSSGFKLLLAFSGAYLLAVTVLELLPAVYRNPDSGIGIFIMLGLLLQIVLEFLSKGVEHGHLHFHDNTSAFPILLLISLSLHSLLEGFPLESDNHLLHGVVVHKIPVAAILSVFLIQSKLSKPKVFLFLGFFALMTPLGSWLKNNIAFISEYIVYVNAIVIGIFLHVSTTILFESSKNHSFNATKLAVIILGILLAYFI, from the coding sequence TTGTTAGAAAATCTGTATATCTATCTATTACCAATTCTTGCAGTCATTGTGGGATATTTTATATCCTTAGTATTAAAACCAGGTAGCTCTTCTGGCTTTAAACTTTTACTCGCTTTTAGTGGAGCTTATTTATTAGCTGTAACTGTTTTGGAATTACTGCCCGCTGTTTATCGCAATCCTGACTCCGGTATTGGTATATTTATCATGCTTGGACTGCTCTTACAAATTGTTCTGGAATTTCTATCGAAGGGAGTGGAACACGGTCATTTACATTTCCATGATAACACCAGTGCATTTCCTATATTATTACTCATTAGCTTAAGTTTACATTCATTACTTGAAGGCTTTCCACTAGAAAGTGATAATCATCTTTTACATGGAGTTGTGGTTCATAAAATTCCTGTTGCCGCTATACTTTCTGTTTTTTTAATTCAAAGTAAATTAAGCAAGCCTAAGGTATTTTTATTCCTGGGTTTTTTCGCTTTAATGACGCCTCTTGGAAGCTGGTTAAAAAATAATATCGCCTTTATTTCTGAATATATTGTATACGTAAATGCTATAGTAATTGGTATTTTTCTACATGTATCTACAACCATATTGTTCGAGTCTTCAAAAAATCATTCTTTTAATGCAACCAAACTGGCCGTGATCATCCTGGGAATTTTACTCGCATATTTCATTTAA
- a CDS encoding DUF4268 domain-containing protein — protein MFSKEESKQLRQEFWTSFGKEFPHKWLLYNTKMKEIQLKFTFDRKVAQVSLDIVDNDELIRSYYFEKLLSLKTVLTEGYLPEIVFAENYDLPEEKKISRIYVEMGNVSIYNKEDWPEVKKFLSSKMLRLEDFFNDFNDFLKN, from the coding sequence ATGTTCAGCAAAGAGGAATCAAAGCAATTACGACAGGAATTCTGGACCAGTTTCGGGAAAGAATTTCCACATAAATGGTTATTGTATAACACTAAGATGAAGGAAATTCAGCTGAAATTCACCTTTGATCGGAAAGTAGCCCAGGTTTCGCTGGACATTGTTGATAATGATGAATTAATACGTAGCTATTATTTTGAAAAATTACTTTCTCTTAAAACTGTGCTCACTGAAGGTTATCTACCCGAAATTGTCTTTGCTGAAAATTACGATCTACCAGAAGAAAAAAAGATTTCAAGAATATATGTTGAGATGGGAAATGTAAGTATATATAATAAAGAAGACTGGCCTGAAGTAAAAAAATTCCTTTCAAGCAAAATGTTGCGATTAGAAGATTTTTTTAATGATTTTAACGATTTTCTTAAAAATTAA
- a CDS encoding lipocalin family protein: MKTIRFSVFALLFVFFTSCSSDDDAPDVDTSMLTGEWNIEAFNYSGETTGNFEGIDISSNFDGIGENINATLSFNDDKTFNMAGSYDVRLSAEGLTEVVPIDNASSSGTWKIEGDYIITSQTIGQVQGQGVAGPQEGRMRISEVTQNRMVLIIDQESTTTQGGMEFTMKMDGKYVLTK; this comes from the coding sequence ATGAAAACAATTAGATTTTCAGTATTTGCATTATTATTTGTTTTTTTTACCTCCTGTTCATCAGATGATGACGCTCCTGATGTAGACACCTCCATGCTAACTGGTGAATGGAATATTGAAGCATTCAATTATTCCGGAGAAACTACTGGAAACTTTGAAGGTATAGATATTAGCTCCAATTTTGATGGTATAGGAGAGAATATTAATGCAACATTAAGTTTCAATGATGATAAAACTTTTAATATGGCCGGCAGTTACGACGTTAGGTTGAGTGCAGAGGGACTAACTGAAGTGGTTCCTATCGATAATGCATCATCCTCAGGAACATGGAAGATAGAAGGCGATTACATAATCACTTCACAAACTATTGGACAGGTTCAAGGCCAGGGTGTAGCCGGACCTCAGGAAGGTAGAATGAGAATTAGTGAAGTTACACAAAATAGAATGGTTCTTATAATCGATCAGGAAAGCACTACTACTCAAGGCGGAATGGAGTTTACAATGAAAATGGATGGTAAGTATGTTCTCACTAAATAG
- a CDS encoding GNAT family N-acetyltransferase — MKATILNFSTARLLLNKIKKEDQQMVFQGLSLPGIIKYYGVNYKSFEATEDQMNWYENLEKSGSGQWWVIRSKEDSKFCGAIGYNDFNKEHNKAEIGFWLFPEYWGKGIIQESANILFDYLFEDLKLHRLEAYVESENESSSKTLKNLGFNYEGRMKDCEIKNNEYISIDIYAKIKT; from the coding sequence TTGAAAGCTACGATCCTGAATTTCTCCACAGCAAGACTTCTACTTAATAAAATTAAGAAAGAAGACCAACAGATGGTCTTTCAAGGACTTTCCCTTCCGGGAATTATAAAATATTATGGAGTAAACTATAAAAGTTTTGAAGCTACAGAAGATCAAATGAACTGGTATGAAAATCTAGAAAAATCCGGTTCAGGACAATGGTGGGTTATAAGAAGTAAAGAGGATAGTAAATTTTGTGGAGCTATTGGTTATAATGATTTCAACAAAGAACATAATAAAGCTGAAATAGGCTTTTGGCTATTTCCTGAATATTGGGGAAAAGGAATAATTCAGGAATCGGCAAATATTCTTTTCGATTACCTGTTTGAAGATTTAAAATTACATCGTTTGGAAGCTTATGTAGAATCAGAAAACGAAAGCTCCTCCAAAACACTAAAAAATTTAGGGTTCAATTATGAGGGAAGAATGAAAGATTGTGAAATAAAGAATAATGAATATATAAGCATAGATATATACGCTAAAATAAAAACATGA